TTACTTGAGCTCCATAAGAAAGTCTTTCTTTAACAGGCATAGATGGAACAAATACCAATGTAGCTATGAATGCAACTGCGTTAACGATAGCAAAGAATAACATCGCCATTTCTAAAGAAGTGGCACCAGCAATATAATTGGTAATTGGCACACCAAGTATCATACCTGCAGTTACTCCCAAAATTACTTTAGAAACAGCTTTTGGAGCTTCTTCCTGGCTGACAGATGCAGCAGCTACTGTCAAAGCCAATGAACAATAAATCGGATGGAAAATGGCTGGAATCACACGAGCAATAAGCAAAACGGTAAAGCTTGATGTAAACATGGAGACAATATTGCCTACAATGAAAATGCCAAGTACAAGCAGCATAACCGTCTTGCGGTTTATACCCGAAAACAATAACGGCATAATGGGGCCGGAAACGGCAACAGCAAGGGCAAAGAGGCTCACTAACAGCCCTGCTTTGGATACGCTGATTTGAAAGTGATCAGCAATTAAGGGCAGTATCCCAATAACCCCCATTTCAGTAGTGAGGATACCGAAAACTCCTATAGTCAATATTAATATCAGTAAATTATTTTGTTTATCCATACAAATACATTCCCTACTTTCATTAGATTGGTTTATCCGTGCTTTATTCCACTGTGTTGCCCAGCCATTTCCCCTACTCATTGATGGGTTTACAACTTCGGTATCGTTAGACTATGATGAGGTTATCACCTTCGAGTAACTCGAAGTCAAGGGTTTCGAATAATTAAAAACCATTTTTTTCGGGGAGGACTTACAAATGTATACTGTGAAAGAAGCGGCCAGGCTGCTTGATCTGACCGAACACTCCGTTCGCTATTACACAGATAAGGGATTAGTTCCAAGTGTACAGCGGGACAAAAACAATATTCGTCTTTTTGATGACGAATCCATCAATTGGCTTAGGGGTGTAAAAAATCTGAGACAGGCTGGTATGTCAGTTGAAGCCGTTAAAGCCTATATAGATTTGTGTTTGGAAGGAGACGCTACCATTCCGCAACGCTACGAAATCATTTTGGAACAAAAAGCCGTTGCCCTGGCTCAGTTGGAGGAAGCTAAACGAATAGCCAAATTTATGGAAGACAAAGCAAGCCACTATCTTGACATTATCAATCAAGTGGTTTCGGATGACATGAATCCTGGGAAGTGGACAAAAAACAAAACCAATATCCCCCACGAAACACTGCATTCATAATTTCAGTACAAATACGAAAAAAGCTCACGATTACCTGGTTCATAATCATGAGCTTTTTTTGTTTTTTAAATAAGCTTCTTCAAAACTGTAAAGTTATGACTACGGTTGTTTTAAATAAAAACAAAAGAGCTCATGATGACTTTGTACATAATCGTGAACTCTTTTCTTCTTAATGTATTTACTAGTTGACCGAAACTGCTGAGTAAAGCTGGCGGAAAACACTTTACATGTTAGAGGAAATGAAGATAAGAAAATGGCAGCCTTCAGTTTGAATTGTAATTTGTGCCGTTTTTAAATTGTTCGAAACCTATTGACTTCGTGTTACTCGAAGATGATAGCCTCATAATAGCCCAAGTGTACTGGAGTTGTGAATATCTATCACAAAGGATATAAAGGGCGAAAATAAAGGATAGGAGAATTGAACATGCAAAAAGTAATCTTAAACAATGGTGTGGAGATGCCGATAATTGGCTTTGGTGTTTATCAGATTGAAGACGCCAATCAATGTGAACAATCCGTTTACGATGCCCTTGCCGCGGGCTATCGCTTGATTGATACAGCTGCGGCTTACATGAATGAAGAAGCGGTTGGAAAAGCAATCAAACGAAGTGGTGTGCCAAGAGAAGAAATATTTATTACGACAAAACTTTGGATTCAGGACGCTGGTTACGAGAGTGCAAAGAAAGCATTCGCAAAGTCATTGGAACGCCTACAAGTGGATTATATAGATTTATATTTAATTCATCAGCCATTTGGGGATGTATATGGTTCCTGGCGTGCTATGGAGGAATTGTATCGTGAGGGTAAAATTAGAGCAATTGGCGTTAGCAACTTCTATCCGGACCGCCTGGTTGATTTAATCACCCATAATGAAGTAGTTCCGGCAGTAAACCAGGTTGAAACGCATCCTTTCTGCCAACAAATAGGAAGTCATAACCTGATGAAAGAGAACAATGTTCAGATCATGTCCTGGGGTCCATTTGCTGAAGGAAGAAATAACATGTTCCAAAATGCAGTTTTAGCATCAGTTGCCAAAAAGTATAATAAATCCGTTGCTCAGGTGATTTTACGCTGGTTGACACAAAAAGAAGTAGTGGTGATTCCAAAATCTGTTCATAAGGAACGAATCATTGAAAACTTCGATATCTTTAAATTTGAATTAAGCCAAGAAGATATGGAAACCATTGCTACGTTGGATACGAAAGAGAGCGTGTTCTTTTCACATAGAGATCCTGAGTTCGTGAAATGGATCGGTAATGTTAAATTTGATATTTAAAGAACTACTAGGTTTCTTTGATTATAAATAAATGAAAACCCAATTTTCTTATAGAAATGAAAATTGGGTTTTCTTATTATCATCGGTAACTTTTATACTTAAACTAACCTGCACGTTACTCGAAGAAAAAAAGCATTACCATTGTTTTAGTAATGCCGAATTTACTTTTCTCAGCCCTGTAATGATACATCTTCATATCGGTAATGTTGTTTGCGTAAACCTCCATGGAAGTTCACATGGAAAAAAGAGGTTATTGATAAACAATGAAAATCTGCTAAATAAATATAAAGTATAGAAAGTAGACAAAGTGAAGGTGCCAGTCGCCAATAAAATCTGGGTGTATTTACGCCAATAAATATGTTTGTATCAAAAAAAAGACACCTACCTTTAAAATATAGCAGAATGTCTTCTTTTTAATCATTTTTAAGTGATTTAACGACTAGTGTAACCAGCATCGACATGTATAGTTGTCCCTGTTACATAAGAAGATTGATCTGAAGCTAACCATAGGCTTGCTTGTGCGATTTCTTCAGGCTGTCCGAATCTACCAAGTAGACTAAGCTGAGGTGCAAATTCTTCTTCTGTTTGTCCGGTTTCTTCTAACGCTCCTCTTAACATAGGAGTATCAATTGCCCCAGGTGCTACTGAATTAACACGAATATTTTTATCGCCGTTTTCAAGTGCAGCAACCTTAGTCATTCCTACTACCCCATGTTTGGCTGCAACATAAGCAATATTATTTGGCTGAGGACGGAAACCGCTTACTGATGATATATTAACAATACTTCCGCCTTCTCCTTGTTTAATCATTTGTTGTAATTCATATTTCATGCATAATGCAGTTCCTGTAAGATCAATGGAGATAAGCTTATTCCAATAATCTTCATCAAACTCGGCTACAGGGGCATTGTCCGGTGTTATGGCAGCATTGTTAATGGCCACATCAAGACGCCCATATTTCTCAACTGTTTTTGCAATCATATTCTGCACTTGATCAGATTTAGAAATATCAACTTTTACAAAAAATGCTGTTCCTCCGCTTGCTTCAATTTCGGAAACCGCTGCTTTTCCTTTTTCTTCGTTAAAGTCAGCTACCACTACTTTTGCTTTTGCTTCTGCAAAAAGTTTTGCTGTAGCAAGTCCCATTCCCATTGCGGCGCCTGTGATAATGGCTACTTTTCCTTCTAATACTGGAAATGTCATTTTAATCACTCACCCTTATAAATTTTAGTTAATTATCTACATTTAGCTTATGGTGTTTATGATGGGGTACTTTGTTGTTTTGTTTCTATATTCATTTCAGAAATTACTCTTTTGAAGTCTCCTTTGTTTTTAAACTCTTTTTTAATATTTATACGATTGTCCCCCATCAATCGGAATAACGGCTGCGTTTATAAAATTTGCTTGATCAGACAATAAGAATGCAACTAAATAAGCAATTTCTTCTGGTTTGCCGAATCGCTTCATTACTTTATGTTAGATAATCTCTTGAATGATGCTGATTTAATATATCCCAAGTTAAGTCTATATAACCGTGTAAGTCACCTTTTCCTAATTAGCCACCAGGTGGTTTAATTACTCTCACAAAGTTAGACATCAAAAAGAACAATTCACTGTTTTACAACTGAAGCAAAAGATTTGTCCTGATGGTTGATTACTGAGCCGTGTATCCGCCATCAACTATTAAACTGCTACCAGTCATATAGGAAGAATCATCAGAAGCCAAGAATAACACTGCTTTTGCCATTTCTTCTGCTTTGCCAAGGCGTTTTAACGGTGTGGCTGCGGCTAAAGCTTGCTTGCTTTCTTCCGGGATAATAGGCGTATCAATAAAACCTGGACATAATGCGTTAATACGAATATTTTGCTCTGCATACTCAAGTGCAAGTGAACGAGTTAAATTAACCACGCCACCTTTAGCTGCGTTATAGGCTGCTGAACCAGGTGATCCAACCCAGCCATACATCGATGCCGTATTAACAATCGTACCGCCGCCTGTTTTTAACATTTCGCAAATGGACTCACGTGCTATTAAGAAGACGCCGTCTAAGTCAACATTTACAGTATTGCGCCATTCTGAGTAATCTAAATCATGTGAAGGATGAACTCGGCCGATACCCGCATTGTTAAAGACAACATCGACTTTGCCGAACGCTTCAACCGTTTGTTTAAAAACATTTGCAACTTCTTCTTCGCTCGTAATATTGGCTTTTATAAAAAGGACTTCGTTATTAAGCGCTTTCAATTCTTCCTCAAACGTTTTTCCTTTGTCCTCATTTAAATCAACAAGAACCACTTTGGCTCCTTCTGAAACGAATAAACGTGCTGTTGCTGCCCCAATACCAGATACTCCGCCGGTAATCATAGCTACTTTGTCCTGCAATTTCCTCATTCTAGCTCCTCCCTAGTACTAAAATTGCTTTACTGCGTTCTAGAAAAAAGTGCTGGATAAATTAAATATCCAAGCTGTTTGGTTCACAATTTAATTGTACTCTTTGATTCACTTTTAACAATCATTAAGATATCATTAAGTGTCTACTAGTCAGACACTTATGATAAATCTGTCTATTTTAAGGGGAGGTTTTCATGACTATTGAAAAAAACACGTCATCTCAACGAAAAAATCGGACAAAAGAACATTTAAAGCAAGCATTAACCGAACTTATAAAAGAGAAAGGTTACCACTCTGTTACTGTTAAAAACATTGTCGACTATGCCTCTTATAATCGCAGCACCTTTTATGTGCATTACCCAGATAAAATTGAACTAGCTGAAGACCTGCTTGTTTCCATGCTTCAAGGATTAGAAGCCTCAGTAGGCAGACCCTATGTACCCGGTCACAAAATTTATACAGCTAATCTAAACGCCCCCTCTTTTAATATGGTTTCTTATATTTATAAAAACCGGAATTTTTTCGAACTGATTAACTATGATGATACGTTGCCAGGCTTGCACACGGGGTTCCCTCAAACAATTCAAAAAATCTACAAAGAACAATTTATTTTTGAAACAATTAACAACATTCCAGTCAGTATGGATTATTTTAAACGTTATACAGCCTATGGCTTTTACGGACTTCTTCAAAATTGGATAAGCAACGGCTTTAAGGAAACCCAGGAGGAATTTATCCAAGAAGTCATTGATTTAACCAAAACACATATTTACTCACTTGAGTATATTGGACATAACTAATGAAAAGTTGGAGAGCCAGCAAAGTCATATCAGTTAGTAACAATGGTCAAATCTTTCTTGCTTAAAATTTCACGAGTGAAAAGTAAGGCTGTTGTTCCATAGTCTATATAAAGAGTGTCTCCATTTTCTACAAATTCGGATGCCTGCTTTGCAATACTTCTTTTTTCATTCGTATTTTTACGATTAATATAGCTTGTTTACAAGTTTGCTTTATTTAAAATTGCCCCACCATGAACTTTACGAACAAGTCCTTTTTCCTCCATTTTATATAAATCTTTTCGTATTGTTTCTCTTGTTACATTTAACCCTTTGCTGAGTTCTGAAATTTTGACTGTCTTAAATCCATGTAATTGTTTCATGATCTCACTTTGTCTATCTTGTGGAAGCATTTCTCCACCTCCAGGCTTTTACTAATCGATTATAGAGCAAACGGAACAAAAAAGTGATATACGGTATATTTTAAAAGTTTCTTTTTAGCTTTATTAATCTCACGTAAAAATGTACTTAGAGGCATGAGAATGGAGACAGAAAGGACCTTAATACGGCAGTTGGTATGTCTGCATCGGCAAAAGAGTATCAATTCTTATGAGTTTCTGCACATAACAGATGATTAAGAAGACATAGGTTTTGAGCAATGTTTTGAGACGAAAAAAACATAGAATTTTAGTCAAAATAAGCTGTTCCAAAAAACATCTCAAAAACGATCGTTTTTGAGACGTTCCGATCAATAAGAAAAAAACAGCCTTCAAATTTCTTGAAAGCTGCCTCTTGTTAAAATGTTGTGAATTTTACTAAGGAAGGTTTGTGTCTTACTCAATTATCTTTATAAAACAGCCTTCAATTAAATGGACAATGCACCTGTAATAATACCAACCACTATCATGACAAGAGCACTGCCAGCAGCGTATTTAGTAGAGAATTTAATATGATCACGGAAACTTACACCGACAAGTCCAATTAATACATAAACAGAGCCAACAAGCGGGCTTAACAAATGAAGAGGCTGTCCAAGAAGTGATGCCTGTGCAATTTCCAGCTTATCGATTCCAACTTGTGAAGCAGTTTCAGCTAGAATAGGAACAATACCAAAATAGTAAGGATCGTTTGCCATAAGGAAAGTGAATGGCATGCTTGTTAGACCTACAATTAATGGAAGCTGCGGAGCAAGGAAATCAGGAATCACTTTGACCATAGAGGTTGCCATGGCATCTACCATTCCAGTACCTTCTAATATACCGGCGAATGCCCCTCCAGCAAATATAAGTGAAACAACCGTCAAAACATTCCCAGCATGTGCTTCGATTCTCGCTTTTTGATCGCTTAAATTCGGGTAATTGACAATGGTCACGATAACGTATCCAAGCATAAACAAAGCAGGTAATGGAAGAACAGCTGTTAATAACCCTACAACTAATAAAATGGTAATAAACAAATTAAACCAAAATAGCTTAGGTCTTTTTAATGATTTAGCTGATTCGGTTACAGTTGCTGCCATTTCATCTTCCACTTCATGATCAACAGAAATTCTTTGGATACCCAGCCGTTTTCTTTCTCTTAAGCCAAAGAAAACACCCAGACCTACTACATAAAGAGCCGCTGCGATAATGGAAGGAATCAGCGGGGCAAGTACTGTCATTGCATCATAGTCAAAAACAGACATAACACGTGCAGTCGGCCCGCCCCAAGGAAGAACATTCATAATCCCCATCGACATCGCCGGTAAACAGGCGAGGATCAGTTTGTTCATGCCTAAACGTTCATAGAGGGGTAAAAATGCTGTGACAACAATTAGATACGTAATGGTTCCATCGCCGTCTAAACCCACCAGTAAAGAAAGAATGGCCGTTCCAACCGTTATTTTCAGAGGGTCACCTTTTGAAAT
The genomic region above belongs to Domibacillus sp. DTU_2020_1001157_1_SI_ALB_TIR_016 and contains:
- a CDS encoding TetR/AcrR family transcriptional regulator codes for the protein MTIEKNTSSQRKNRTKEHLKQALTELIKEKGYHSVTVKNIVDYASYNRSTFYVHYPDKIELAEDLLVSMLQGLEASVGRPYVPGHKIYTANLNAPSFNMVSYIYKNRNFFELINYDDTLPGLHTGFPQTIQKIYKEQFIFETINNIPVSMDYFKRYTAYGFYGLLQNWISNGFKETQEEFIQEVIDLTKTHIYSLEYIGHN
- a CDS encoding citrate:proton symporter, coding for MLTFLGFLMIVVFMYLIMSNKMNALHALILIPAVFALFAGFTDVGDMIIGGAETVASTAIMVTFAILYFGTLIDAGMFDPLVNKVVKISKGDPLKITVGTAILSLLVGLDGDGTITYLIVVTAFLPLYERLGMNKLILACLPAMSMGIMNVLPWGGPTARVMSVFDYDAMTVLAPLIPSIIAAALYVVGLGVFFGLRERKRLGIQRISVDHEVEDEMAATVTESAKSLKRPKLFWFNLFITILLVVGLLTAVLPLPALFMLGYVIVTIVNYPNLSDQKARIEAHAGNVLTVVSLIFAGGAFAGILEGTGMVDAMATSMVKVIPDFLAPQLPLIVGLTSMPFTFLMANDPYYFGIVPILAETASQVGIDKLEIAQASLLGQPLHLLSPLVGSVYVLIGLVGVSFRDHIKFSTKYAAGSALVMIVVGIITGALSI
- a CDS encoding DeoR family transcriptional regulator translates to MLPQDRQSEIMKQLHGFKTVKISELSKGLNVTRETIRKDLYKMEEKGLVRKVHGGAILNKANL
- a CDS encoding MFS transporter, translating into MDKQNNLLILILTIGVFGILTTEMGVIGILPLIADHFQISVSKAGLLVSLFALAVAVSGPIMPLLFSGINRKTVMLLVLGIFIVGNIVSMFTSSFTVLLIARVIPAIFHPIYCSLALTVAAASVSQEEAPKAVSKVILGVTAGMILGVPITNYIAGATSLEMAMLFFAIVNAVAFIATLVFVPSMPVKERLSYGAQVSVLKKPLTWLAIATVIFIGSAISSINTFIAEYLETVTNVSGNTLTLALLILGLASLIGNLVGGRLLTRNAMKAAIAFPIVLGIVHLLSFLTGTSIGPMMITILLWGILFAIGNNISQYWITSAAPEAPDFANGLFLSCGNLGVTMGTAVGGLFISGMGVQYIVLGGIVFLILSLVSILLRSYLYNPAKKHLTN
- a CDS encoding SDR family NAD(P)-dependent oxidoreductase produces the protein MRKLQDKVAMITGGVSGIGAATARLFVSEGAKVVLVDLNEDKGKTFEEELKALNNEVLFIKANITSEEEVANVFKQTVEAFGKVDVVFNNAGIGRVHPSHDLDYSEWRNTVNVDLDGVFLIARESICEMLKTGGGTIVNTASMYGWVGSPGSAAYNAAKGGVVNLTRSLALEYAEQNIRINALCPGFIDTPIIPEESKQALAAATPLKRLGKAEEMAKAVLFLASDDSSYMTGSSLIVDGGYTAQ
- a CDS encoding MerR family transcriptional regulator encodes the protein MYTVKEAARLLDLTEHSVRYYTDKGLVPSVQRDKNNIRLFDDESINWLRGVKNLRQAGMSVEAVKAYIDLCLEGDATIPQRYEIILEQKAVALAQLEEAKRIAKFMEDKASHYLDIINQVVSDDMNPGKWTKNKTNIPHETLHS
- a CDS encoding aldo/keto reductase, translated to MQKVILNNGVEMPIIGFGVYQIEDANQCEQSVYDALAAGYRLIDTAAAYMNEEAVGKAIKRSGVPREEIFITTKLWIQDAGYESAKKAFAKSLERLQVDYIDLYLIHQPFGDVYGSWRAMEELYREGKIRAIGVSNFYPDRLVDLITHNEVVPAVNQVETHPFCQQIGSHNLMKENNVQIMSWGPFAEGRNNMFQNAVLASVAKKYNKSVAQVILRWLTQKEVVVIPKSVHKERIIENFDIFKFELSQEDMETIATLDTKESVFFSHRDPEFVKWIGNVKFDI
- a CDS encoding SDR family NAD(P)-dependent oxidoreductase — encoded protein: MTFPVLEGKVAIITGAAMGMGLATAKLFAEAKAKVVVADFNEEKGKAAVSEIEASGGTAFFVKVDISKSDQVQNMIAKTVEKYGRLDVAINNAAITPDNAPVAEFDEDYWNKLISIDLTGTALCMKYELQQMIKQGEGGSIVNISSVSGFRPQPNNIAYVAAKHGVVGMTKVAALENGDKNIRVNSVAPGAIDTPMLRGALEETGQTEEEFAPQLSLLGRFGQPEEIAQASLWLASDQSSYVTGTTIHVDAGYTSR